The DNA region CGTAGTTGCGGAGTTCGGCGCCTGGAGCGGGCGTCCGGACGAAGTCCACCCATCCCTCGGGGAGGATGCGATCGCTTCCGCCGCCGGGCGTTGGCCACACTCCATCCCAGAGATGCAGGAGACCGTATCTCACCCAATCCCATGCACTCCCGTAGTCGTAGCCGGTGATGATGAAGTTGCCCCAGGCGTCGGTCTCGAGGACGTAGTTCCGGGCTCCGATTCGGTCGAACAGGATGCGCTGCGGATAGGAGAGCCAGTCGATTCCGTGTGCTTCGACTGCTTGCCGGACGATGCGGTTGGCCACGAGCGGGTCCGAGTTGCGGTAGCGGAAGATCTCCCCCGGCGGGCGATCCATCGGCTGGTTGATCGCGTGCTCGAACACGTCGATCCCCTCGAAGTAGATGCGGCGGTGTTCGTCGACGTGGG from Candidatus Palauibacter australiensis includes:
- a CDS encoding serine hydrolase — its product is HVDEHRRIYFEGIDVFEHAINQPMDRPPGEIFRYRNSDPLVANRIVRQAVEAHGIDWLSYPQRILFDRIGARNYVLETDAWGNFIITGYDYGSAWDWVRYGLLHLWDGVWPTPGGGSDRILPEGWVDFVRTPAPGAELRNYGGLFWLNRGGQLPRAPEDAFWAAGSMGQYTVIIPSRDLVIVRLGPSPGDINTYLSDIIGEVTAAIDH